One genomic region from Actinocatenispora thailandica encodes:
- a CDS encoding alpha/beta fold hydrolase → MTGRVAGTLHTAHGADLDYLAVGSGRPVTLFAHGLAGGIPDTRPLGSAVDGTKVFYHQRGHGGSTAPPGRWTYRDLAADLLAVADEVGATRALGVSLGAGALCRLLADRPDRFERLVFFLPAVLDTPRDGAARERIVGLATAAATGDEKLATELIQGDVPVELRDGVSARTFVRQRVGALLGPGLGASLAGLADAVALPGSAGGLDALTAVPAPSLVLSCVGDPAHPAEVGDRLAAALPHATLHRYPEPGVLWHHRADLRGRISAFLNG, encoded by the coding sequence GTGACCGGCCGGGTCGCCGGCACCCTGCACACCGCGCACGGCGCGGACCTGGACTACCTGGCGGTCGGATCCGGCCGGCCGGTGACGCTGTTCGCGCACGGGCTGGCCGGCGGCATCCCGGACACCCGCCCGCTGGGCAGCGCCGTCGACGGGACGAAGGTCTTCTACCACCAGCGCGGGCACGGCGGGTCGACGGCGCCGCCGGGCCGGTGGACCTACCGGGACCTGGCCGCGGACCTGCTCGCGGTGGCCGACGAGGTCGGCGCCACCCGGGCGCTCGGGGTGAGCCTCGGCGCCGGCGCACTGTGCCGGCTGCTCGCCGACCGACCGGACCGGTTCGAACGTTTGGTGTTCTTCCTCCCGGCAGTGCTGGACACGCCGCGCGACGGCGCCGCCCGGGAACGCATCGTCGGCCTGGCGACCGCGGCGGCCACCGGCGACGAGAAGCTCGCCACCGAGCTGATCCAGGGGGACGTGCCGGTCGAACTGCGGGACGGCGTGAGCGCCCGGACGTTCGTCCGGCAGCGGGTCGGCGCGCTGCTCGGGCCGGGGCTGGGGGCCAGCCTCGCCGGGCTCGCCGACGCGGTGGCGCTACCCGGGTCGGCCGGCGGACTGGACGCGTTGACCGCGGTGCCGGCGCCGTCCCTCGTACTGTCCTGCGTCGGCGACCCGGCGCATCCGGCGGAGGTGGGCGACCGGCTCGCCGCGGCGCTGCCGCACGCCACCCTGCACCGGTACCCGGAGCCCGGGGTGCTGTGGCACCACCGGGCCGACCTGCGCGGCCGGATCAGCGCCTTCCTGAACGGGTGA
- a CDS encoding MerR family transcriptional regulator: protein MTSTHLSIGDLARLAGLSVKTVRFYSDLGLVPPTERSPAGQRRYDAAAVTRLQLVRTLRALGLDLATVDRVLRGQTSLAEVAAVRVAALTEQLRTLRRQRAVLGAVAEHGIDPKETNLMSMLSDDDRAALIDGFLDAVFAGLGLAGVARSLTPELPDDPDAAQAAAWLELTELLADDGFRAVLRRTAEQFAADRDAAVGDRTPRPDAVALAIEQARPALTAGVTPDSPAAATVAATLTERYAAMLGRAAGADVRTRLAERLATAADPRRQRYLELLSVVNGWPAEESQDGPIAWSRAALAAS from the coding sequence ATGACCAGCACGCACCTCTCGATCGGCGACCTGGCCCGGCTGGCCGGGCTGTCGGTCAAGACCGTCCGGTTCTACTCCGATCTCGGGTTGGTGCCGCCGACCGAACGGAGCCCGGCCGGGCAGCGCCGGTACGACGCCGCCGCGGTGACCCGGCTCCAGCTGGTCCGCACCCTGCGCGCGCTCGGGCTCGACCTCGCCACCGTCGACCGGGTGCTGCGCGGCCAGACCTCCCTCGCCGAGGTCGCCGCGGTACGGGTCGCGGCCCTCACCGAGCAGCTGCGCACGCTGCGCCGGCAGCGGGCGGTACTCGGCGCGGTGGCCGAACACGGCATCGACCCGAAGGAGACGAACCTGATGAGCATGCTGTCCGACGACGACCGCGCCGCCCTGATCGACGGCTTCCTGGACGCCGTCTTCGCCGGGCTCGGCCTGGCCGGCGTGGCGCGGTCGCTGACCCCGGAACTCCCCGACGACCCGGACGCGGCGCAGGCCGCGGCCTGGCTGGAGCTGACCGAGCTGCTCGCCGACGACGGGTTCCGCGCGGTGTTGCGCCGGACCGCCGAGCAGTTCGCCGCCGATCGCGACGCGGCCGTCGGCGACCGGACGCCCCGGCCGGACGCGGTCGCGCTGGCCATCGAGCAGGCCCGGCCCGCGCTCACCGCCGGTGTCACGCCGGACTCACCGGCCGCCGCTACCGTTGCCGCCACGCTGACCGAGCGGTACGCGGCGATGCTGGGGCGGGCCGCGGGCGCCGACGTCCGGACCCGGCTGGCGGAGCGGCTGGCGACCGCCGCGGACCCGCGACGGCAGCGCTACCTGGAGCTGCTGTCGGTGGTCAACGGCTGGCCGGCGGAGGAGTCGCAGGACGGGCCGATCGCGTGGTCCCGGGCGGCGCTCGCCGCATCGTGA
- a CDS encoding DUF2516 family protein yields MMVQFPVPMLGNFAMVVQYYIELLLTVFTLVLELVALVHCAIQRSDAFRAVGTLSKPVWLLLIGGSTLLTLLLGSSPIGLIGLIGLIAASVYLLDVKPGLKDLRSGGLW; encoded by the coding sequence ATGATGGTCCAGTTCCCGGTGCCGATGCTCGGCAACTTCGCGATGGTGGTGCAGTACTACATCGAGCTGCTGTTGACCGTGTTCACCCTGGTGCTGGAGCTGGTCGCGCTGGTGCACTGCGCCATCCAGCGGTCCGACGCGTTCCGCGCGGTCGGGACGCTGAGCAAGCCGGTCTGGCTGCTGCTGATAGGTGGGTCCACCCTGTTGACGCTGCTGCTCGGATCCAGCCCGATCGGGCTGATCGGGCTGATCGGCCTGATCGCCGCGTCCGTCTACCTGCTGGACGTCAAGCCCGGCCTGAAGGACCTGCGCAGCGGCGGCCTCTGGTGA
- a CDS encoding endonuclease/exonuclease/phosphatase family protein, which produces MDVPASTSRGPEATAPAESASGTGAAGRAPLVALLAVVTVFAVEGLRASGPPLDHVAGVGGVAVAALVALLVYLVPLLAGPLVGWLGARRATSAAVLLLVALRLLEQAVPTPGFGTALATTVVGLGALVLVAAQTARAGRRGFALGIVLGGVLDVAVRSAFRSWDPVWQPGLLPWLYTALACLVLVALLARTARAFAPVPGEVRSFAVLGPYLALYVLILGSPAFVASQGGLGAPWATVLLLFGALLAIEAIGRDRRLPGRYLWVVGLVLLAAVAAALYLPGVPALIAVLVGQVAAALLLARLPAAYQPIDGDSWPAEPDRGPATEAAGTGGARSAPAAGAGGRRVVADRVGRPGGTRVGVPGGGMRPRARPAPAPAPSPVRRRTPAIGFAAAGLGAGLGFVLVVLLYQASYDLPLPFDNRFLPLAGAVLVALPAAVGYRSTVDTEPAGPDRRGGLLAPLAGVPAVLLIVPIVLLLTTPAPAHPSATANSLRLVTWNLHYGVNDDAAVDPAAIAATLRSQHPDVIVLQEVNRGWPIGGGTDLAEWLSRSLAMPYVWSPAADGQFGNVIMSSLPMSQVHTGRLPYGQGPQRRSYAQATVQLPGGPGLTVCTAHLQNITEHHATRDAEIDALLGHCGQHAPVVIAGDFNSMPGWPEIAKFDRAGLVSAQDSTGHAGELTSPTDTPKYRPDWIFGSDDVAFNDFRIVPSTASDHFPLATTVRLG; this is translated from the coding sequence ATGGATGTGCCGGCATCGACGTCACGGGGACCCGAGGCCACCGCCCCGGCCGAGTCCGCCAGCGGTACGGGTGCGGCCGGCCGGGCGCCGCTGGTCGCGCTGCTGGCGGTGGTGACCGTGTTCGCGGTGGAGGGGCTGCGCGCCAGCGGACCGCCGCTGGATCACGTCGCCGGTGTCGGCGGGGTCGCCGTCGCGGCGCTGGTCGCGCTGCTGGTCTACCTGGTTCCGCTCCTCGCCGGCCCGCTCGTCGGCTGGCTCGGGGCGCGCCGCGCCACCTCCGCGGCGGTACTGCTGCTCGTGGCGTTGCGGCTGCTGGAGCAGGCGGTGCCGACACCCGGCTTCGGTACCGCGCTGGCCACCACCGTCGTCGGCCTCGGCGCGCTGGTACTGGTGGCCGCGCAGACGGCGCGGGCCGGCCGGCGCGGATTCGCGCTCGGCATCGTGCTCGGCGGTGTCCTCGACGTCGCGGTGCGCTCCGCGTTTCGCAGCTGGGATCCGGTGTGGCAACCCGGCCTGCTGCCCTGGCTCTACACCGCGCTGGCCTGTCTGGTCCTGGTGGCGCTGCTGGCACGCACCGCCCGCGCGTTCGCTCCGGTGCCCGGCGAGGTGCGCTCGTTCGCCGTGCTCGGCCCCTACCTCGCGCTCTATGTGCTGATCCTCGGCAGCCCGGCGTTCGTCGCCTCGCAGGGTGGCCTCGGCGCGCCGTGGGCGACCGTCCTGCTGCTGTTCGGCGCGCTGCTGGCGATCGAGGCGATCGGCCGGGACCGGCGGCTGCCGGGCCGGTACCTGTGGGTGGTCGGCCTGGTCCTGCTCGCCGCGGTTGCCGCGGCGCTCTACCTGCCCGGCGTGCCCGCCCTGATCGCGGTACTGGTCGGCCAGGTCGCCGCCGCCCTGCTGCTGGCGCGGCTGCCCGCGGCGTACCAGCCGATCGACGGCGACAGCTGGCCGGCGGAACCCGATCGGGGCCCGGCGACGGAGGCAGCCGGTACGGGTGGGGCACGGTCGGCGCCGGCCGCCGGTGCGGGCGGTAGGCGGGTCGTGGCGGACCGGGTCGGGCGTCCCGGCGGGACGCGGGTCGGAGTGCCTGGCGGCGGGATGCGTCCCCGGGCCCGGCCGGCCCCGGCACCGGCGCCGTCACCGGTGCGGCGACGGACACCGGCGATCGGGTTCGCGGCGGCCGGTCTCGGTGCCGGCCTCGGCTTCGTCCTCGTGGTCCTGCTCTACCAGGCGAGCTACGACCTGCCGCTGCCGTTCGACAACCGGTTCCTGCCACTGGCGGGCGCGGTCCTGGTCGCGCTGCCGGCAGCGGTCGGCTATCGGTCCACAGTGGACACCGAACCGGCCGGGCCGGACCGCCGGGGCGGGCTGCTCGCCCCGCTGGCGGGGGTACCGGCGGTGCTGCTGATCGTGCCGATCGTGCTGCTGCTGACCACCCCGGCGCCGGCACACCCGAGCGCCACCGCGAACTCGCTCCGGCTGGTCACCTGGAACCTGCACTACGGCGTGAACGACGATGCCGCGGTCGACCCGGCCGCCATCGCCGCCACGCTGCGCAGCCAACATCCGGACGTGATCGTGCTCCAGGAGGTGAACCGGGGCTGGCCGATCGGCGGCGGGACCGACCTCGCCGAGTGGCTGTCCCGCAGCCTGGCCATGCCGTACGTGTGGTCGCCGGCGGCGGACGGCCAGTTCGGCAACGTGATCATGTCCAGTCTGCCGATGTCGCAGGTGCACACCGGCCGGCTGCCGTACGGCCAGGGCCCGCAGCGCCGCTCGTACGCGCAGGCGACGGTGCAGCTGCCCGGCGGCCCCGGCCTGACCGTGTGCACCGCGCACCTGCAGAACATCACCGAACACCACGCCACCCGCGACGCCGAGATCGACGCGCTGCTCGGGCACTGCGGGCAGCACGCACCGGTGGTCATCGCCGGCGACTTCAACTCGATGCCGGGCTGGCCGGAGATCGCGAAGTTCGATCGGGCCGGGTTGGTCAGCGCGCAGGACTCGACCGGGCACGCCGGCGAGCTGACCTCGCCGACCGACACCCCGAAGTACCGTCCGGACTGGATCTTCGGCTCCGACGACGTGGCCTTCAACGACTTCCGCATCGTGCCCAGCACCGCGTCCGACCACTTCCCGCTGGCCACCACGGTACGGCTGGGATGA
- a CDS encoding SDR family oxidoreductase, whose translation MVESTRRVALVTGVSRTNGIAAAVAHRLAADGYDLFLSGLPGYDATEYGTEDRTTEVITALRDAGAAVGYRPGDFADPAEPAALVDAAIARYGRIDALAAVHAYSTHTPLAEITAEEIDRHLSVNTRGSLLLVKHFAAAYRQQVELGGPGGRVVLFSSGQRLGPMPDELAYIASKGAIEALTLSLSASVAGQGITVNAINPGPCDTGYASGEVYERVAAAFPTGRWGTPADVAPVVGWLCSAEAGWITGQVIDVEGGFRRG comes from the coding sequence ATGGTCGAGTCCACTCGCCGGGTCGCCCTCGTCACCGGTGTCAGCCGTACCAACGGGATCGCCGCGGCGGTCGCCCACCGCCTCGCCGCCGACGGGTACGACCTGTTCCTGTCCGGGCTGCCCGGCTACGACGCCACCGAGTACGGCACCGAGGACCGCACCACCGAGGTGATCACGGCCCTGCGGGACGCCGGCGCGGCCGTCGGGTACCGGCCCGGCGACTTCGCCGACCCGGCGGAACCGGCGGCGCTGGTGGACGCCGCGATCGCCCGGTACGGGCGGATCGACGCACTCGCCGCGGTGCACGCCTACTCGACCCACACCCCGCTCGCCGAGATCACCGCCGAGGAGATCGACCGGCACCTGAGCGTCAACACGCGCGGCTCGCTGCTGCTGGTCAAGCACTTCGCCGCGGCGTACCGGCAGCAGGTGGAGCTGGGCGGGCCCGGCGGCCGGGTGGTGCTGTTCAGCAGCGGCCAGCGGCTCGGCCCGATGCCGGACGAGCTGGCCTACATCGCCAGCAAGGGCGCGATCGAGGCGCTCACCCTGTCGCTGTCCGCATCGGTCGCCGGGCAGGGCATCACCGTCAACGCGATCAACCCCGGACCGTGCGACACCGGGTACGCCAGCGGCGAGGTGTACGAGCGGGTCGCCGCCGCGTTCCCGACCGGGCGGTGGGGCACCCCGGCCGACGTGGCGCCGGTGGTCGGCTGGCTCTGCTCGGCCGAAGCCGGCTGGATCACCGGCCAGGTCATCGACGTCGAAGGCGGCTTCCGCCGCGGCTGA
- a CDS encoding EI24 domain-containing protein produces MLREFLAGAGLLGRGIVLLFRSPRLLLLGALPALLAFAVLATGYTFLLVFLGDEADLLTPFADGWSPGWRTTAHVAAGIALAGAGLVVAALLFTTLALTIGDPCYEAISRHTERQCGGLPDEVEVAWWRSLGRSARDALRMLVASAVTGVVLFAAGFLPAVGQTVVPVLGALIGGWYLALELTGVAYERRGLRLAQRRRVLRRYRPRALGFGVAVFVLFLVPFGALIGTPAAVAGATLLARHTLGDPITVRGAAPVPG; encoded by the coding sequence ATGCTGCGCGAGTTCCTGGCCGGGGCCGGCCTGCTCGGCCGGGGCATCGTGCTGCTGTTCCGCTCGCCGCGACTGCTGCTGCTGGGCGCGCTGCCGGCACTGCTGGCGTTCGCGGTGCTGGCCACCGGGTACACGTTCCTGCTGGTGTTCCTCGGTGACGAGGCCGACCTGCTGACCCCGTTCGCGGACGGCTGGTCGCCCGGGTGGCGCACCACTGCGCACGTGGCCGCCGGGATCGCGCTTGCCGGTGCCGGCCTGGTGGTGGCGGCGCTGCTGTTCACCACGCTGGCGCTGACCATCGGCGACCCCTGCTACGAGGCGATCTCGCGGCACACCGAGCGGCAGTGCGGCGGGTTGCCGGACGAGGTCGAGGTGGCGTGGTGGCGCTCGCTCGGCCGGTCGGCGCGGGACGCGCTGCGGATGCTGGTCGCCTCCGCGGTGACCGGCGTCGTGCTGTTCGCCGCCGGGTTCCTGCCGGCGGTCGGGCAGACCGTGGTGCCGGTGCTCGGCGCCCTGATCGGCGGCTGGTACCTGGCGTTGGAGCTGACCGGCGTGGCGTACGAGCGGCGCGGGTTGCGGCTGGCGCAGCGCCGCCGGGTGCTGCGCCGGTACCGGCCCCGGGCGCTCGGGTTCGGGGTGGCGGTGTTCGTCCTGTTCCTGGTGCCGTTCGGGGCCCTGATCGGTACCCCCGCCGCGGTCGCCGGGGCCACCCTGCTCGCCCGGCACACCCTGGGCGACCCGATCACCGTTCGCGGCGCCGCCCCGGTACCCGGCTGA
- a CDS encoding O-acetyl-ADP-ribose deacetylase gives MQIDAIRGDITEQRVDAIVNAANSSLLGGGGVDGAIHRRGGPEILAECRALRDAHYGSGLPAGQAVATTAGRLPARWVIHTVGPVYAVGTDRSSLLRDCYRNSLRVADELGAATVAFPLISAGVYGWPAEDAIRQALDTLRDSETAVERAALVLFDEAKRALAERLLRQP, from the coding sequence ATGCAGATCGACGCGATCCGGGGCGACATCACCGAACAGCGGGTCGATGCGATCGTCAACGCCGCGAACTCGTCACTGCTCGGCGGTGGTGGGGTGGACGGTGCGATCCACCGCCGGGGCGGTCCGGAGATCCTCGCCGAGTGCCGCGCGCTGCGCGACGCGCACTACGGCAGCGGGCTGCCCGCCGGGCAGGCGGTCGCCACCACCGCCGGCCGGCTGCCGGCGCGCTGGGTCATCCACACCGTCGGCCCCGTGTACGCGGTTGGCACTGACCGGTCGTCGCTGCTGCGCGACTGCTACCGCAACTCGCTGCGGGTGGCCGACGAACTCGGTGCCGCCACCGTCGCGTTCCCGCTGATCTCGGCCGGCGTGTACGGCTGGCCGGCCGAGGACGCGATCCGGCAGGCGCTGGACACGTTGCGAGACAGCGAGACCGCCGTCGAACGCGCCGCCCTCGTCCTGTTCGACGAAGCCAAACGCGCCCTGGCCGAACGACTTCTCCGCCAGCCCTGA
- a CDS encoding maleylpyruvate isomerase family mycothiol-dependent enzyme: MTLTSARPDKVFWLSAIQREAAALRAVTAVDDALASPVPSCPEWTVADLFRHTGAGLRWVAGHVGRGETGSPGAPTTDGAPAGADLLPWWDGALADAVAALDRTEPDLPAWNWAPQDKVARFWHRRVAHELAVHRWDGQVAVGLPEPIETALALDGVDEVLDTWLPADGGLAKTGDGVVQLIADDSEDSWIVRVRGGAISLLDTATLLPEEHALQTQVSGSASDLELALYGRVPFDILTVTGDEALLDCLRVG; encoded by the coding sequence ATGACCTTGACCTCGGCCAGGCCGGACAAGGTGTTCTGGCTGTCGGCCATCCAGCGAGAGGCGGCCGCGCTGCGAGCCGTCACCGCGGTCGACGACGCGCTCGCCAGCCCGGTGCCGAGCTGCCCGGAGTGGACGGTGGCCGACCTGTTCCGGCACACCGGCGCCGGCCTGCGCTGGGTCGCCGGGCACGTCGGCCGGGGCGAGACCGGTTCCCCCGGGGCCCCGACGACGGACGGGGCACCGGCCGGTGCCGACCTGCTGCCGTGGTGGGACGGCGCGCTCGCCGACGCGGTGGCGGCGCTGGACCGTACCGAGCCGGACCTGCCGGCGTGGAACTGGGCGCCGCAGGACAAGGTGGCCCGGTTCTGGCACCGGCGGGTCGCGCACGAACTCGCCGTGCACCGTTGGGACGGCCAGGTGGCGGTCGGGCTGCCGGAACCGATCGAGACGGCGCTGGCACTCGACGGCGTCGACGAGGTGCTCGACACCTGGCTGCCGGCCGACGGCGGGCTGGCCAAGACCGGCGACGGGGTCGTCCAGCTGATCGCCGACGACTCCGAGGACAGCTGGATCGTGCGGGTCCGCGGCGGCGCGATCTCGCTGCTGGACACCGCCACCCTGCTGCCCGAGGAACACGCGCTGCAGACACAGGTCAGCGGTTCGGCCAGCGACCTGGAACTCGCACTGTACGGCCGGGTCCCGTTCGACATCCTCACCGTCACCGGTGACGAGGCGCTGCTGGACTGCCTGCGCGTCGGCTGA